The Bradyrhizobium sp. LLZ17 genomic sequence AAGCGATGTCATCCAGCGGTAAGTGTGCGTCGAGGTGGACGGAGCGGACGGGATTCATCCGTGTCCCGGAAGCGGAGAATGGAAATCGGCTTCGCGGTTGGATTGTTGTTAGCTTGATCAGGAATTCGAATGCAAAGGAAGTCGCAGCGGCGTGATGCATTCGCACCGTTCGCTTCTGTGAGTAGCTTCAGCTCGCCGGTCCTTCCGGCGACGCGCTGCCCGGCCGCTCGTCGCGCTCGCCTTGCAGCACTTCGCGCGCGAACTCGATGATCTTCTGCTTGTTTGCCGTATCGCGGACGGCAAAAAACACGCGGTTCAATTCCAGACCGAGCACGCTGTTGAGGGCGATGTTCTCGTCTTCCATCGTGGCTTTCCCGCTTCAGGCGCGTAGGTGTAACTTGACGTCACTTCCTCCACAAGTAGTTAAATCCCTGGCGCAGGCGACACGCCGGCAAACTACGGACGCGCGAATTGAGGCAGCCCCCAAAGACGTGCTATACGGAGCGGCGAGGGTCAGGAAACGCACCGATGTCCGCCGTGGATTATGGCCGGGAAGCGCTGGACTTCATCGAAGGGCTGCAGGCCTATCGTATGGTTCCGGACGCAATGAATGCGCTCGAAGGGGCCTTCGGGCGCTTCGGCTTCGAAACCATCATCGTGACGGGATTGCCGAATCCCGATCAGCGGTTCGAGCAGATGGTGCTCGCCAAGCGTTGGCCGGCGGGATGGTTCAGCCTCTACACCGACAAGAATTACGACCGCGTCGACCCGGTGGTGCGGATGTGCCGGCAATCGGTCAACCCGTTTGAGTGGTCGGAAGCACCCTATGATTCCGAGCTCGATCCGGGAGCGGCAGAGGTGATGAACCGCGCCTCCGATTTCCGCATGTCGCGCGGCTTCATCGTCCCGATTCACGGGCTTACCGGATATGAGGCGGCCGTCTCGCTCGGCGGCATCCATCTGGATCTCAACGCCCGCAGCAAGCCGGCCCTGCACCTGATGGCGATGTATGGCTTCGATCACATTCGCCGTCTGCTCGATCGGGCACCGCAGCAGATGGCGCGCCTGACCCCTCGCGAGCGCGAGGTGATCGTCTGGGCCTCGCAAGGCAAGTCGGCCTGGGAGATCGGCGAGATCCTCCACATCACGCAGCGCACGGCAGAGGAGCATCTCGCAACTGCCGCGCGCAAGTTGGGCGCCGTCAACCGTACGCATGCGGTCGCGCTGGCGATACGCCACAAGATCATCAATCCCTAAGCGACGTACTGGGAAATTTCCCAATACCGAGCCTGTCTGTTTTCGCAGAGGCTCCCCCATTGCGGGACGAATGGGGGTTTTCATGATTCATGCAATTTCCGCGGTCAACCGTCACCTTTACGAGGACGTGCTCGATCAGCATTTCCGGTTGCGTCACGACATCTTCGTCGAGGAGCGCCACTGGGAGACGTTGCGCAAGCCGGACGGCCGCGAGATCGACTCCTACGACAACGAGGACACCGTTTATCTGCTTGCGCTGGAGGGCCGCCGCGTCGTTGGCGGCCACCGGCTCTATCCGACGACCAAGCCCTCGATGATGAGCGAGGTGTTCCCGCATCTGGCGGCCGTGCGCGGCTGCCCCGCGGATCCGCTGGTGTGGGAATGGTCGCGCTATTTCGTGGTCCGTGATCGCCGCGATGGCGCGCTCAACCTGCAGCTCATGGCGGCCGTGCAGGAGTTCTGCCTCGGCCAGGGAATCGCGCAGGTCAGTGCGATCATGGAGACCTGGTGGTTGCCGCGCTTCCACGAGGCCGGCTTCGTCGTGACGCCGCTTGGCCTGCCGGCTCTGGTGGAGGGCGCATGGACCATGGCGGCGACCATCGACATCCGCAGCGAGACAGTCGACGCGCTGCACGATCGCGTCGGCATGGTGTCGGTCGTGCGTCAGGACGGCCCGCATCTGGACGCCGTCGCCCGTGCCAACCTCTGCGGTCTTGCCACCGCGCAACGAAAGAGCGCCTGAGATGTCGAACATGATGCGGGACAGCCAGATCATGGCGCAGATCAAGGACGAAAATCTCGGGTATATGTCGGACATGGCGCTCGAGCTGGCGCAGATGGCGGAAGACAGCGGATTGGCAACCCTTGCCTATCTGTTCCGGATGGCGGCGCTGGAGGCCTCGACCGCAAACACCGAGTTCGCCGAGCCGGATGAGTTTCCCCACCAGCTGACGTCGCACTAGAGGCATCCATTATTCTGAACTGGTTCGCACCCTCTCCCGGCGACGGGGAGGGCTATCGCATATGCGTGAGAGTTCGGGGCGATGAAGCTTCCACAGCGTCATGGCCGGCATAGCCGTCCGAAGGACGGCGTCGCTTCCGCTCGCCTACGGGTGTGACAGGCTGACCCACCCGGGCGGCAACATTCTTGCGGCGCACACGCGATCACATGCAGCGGCATGCAACAAAGTGCATGTCTGGAGTCGAATCGCTCTTGCCTCGGAACGATACTGCCATTACCCATTTTTGGCCTTGAAGAGGCGGGGGAGCTCTTTCACTGATGGCGACTGTGTCCGAACATCGGCGGGCGTCCGCGTGCGCCTGAAAGAGTTTTGATGCTGCTCGTCGTCGAACAGTTCTTGAACGGATTGCAGTTCGGTCTGCTGCTGTTCCTGCTCGCCGCCGGCCTGACGCTGGTGTTCGGGATCATGGATCTCGTCAACCTCGCGCATGGCTCGCTCTACATGATGGGCGCTTATTTCGCCGCGACCTTTGCGGCCTGGACCGGCAGCTTCCTGCTCGGCGCGCTGCTGGCGCTCGGTGCGACGCTGGTGCTCGGCATCGTGCTCGAAATGACGGCGCTGCGGCATCTCTACGGGCGAGACCATCTCGATCACGTGCTCGCGACCTTCGGCCTGATCCTGTTCTTCAACGAAGCGGTGCGGCTGATCTGGGGCCCGGCTGGTCTCGCGCTGCCGCTGCCGGTCTGGCTCACCGTGCCGGTGCCGATCCTGCCCGGCATTCACTATCCCGCTTATCGCCTCGCCATTATCGTGGTGGCGCTGCTGGTGGCGCTGCTGCTCTATCTCGGCGTGATGCGCACCCGCGTCGGCATGCTGATCCGGGCCGGCGCCTCCAACCGCGAGATGATCGGCGCGCTCGGCATCAACATCAAGCTGCTGTACACGCTGGTGTTCGGCTTGGGGGCCGCGCTCGCCGGCCTTGCAGGGTTGATGCAGGCGCCGATCCTCACCGTGCAGATCGGCATGGGCGAGAACATCCTGATCCTCGCCTTCGTCATCATCGTGATCGGCGGTATCGGTTCGATCCGCGGCGCGTTCCTGGCCGCGATTTTCGTCGGCATGATCGACACGCTCGGCCGCGCCTTCCTGCCCAATTTGCTGCGGCAGGTGCTGAGCGGCGCCGCGGCTTCCACCGCCGCGCCCGCGCTGTCGTCGATGCTGATCTATCTGTTGATGGCGATCGTGCTGGTGGTGCGCCCGGAGGGGCTGTTTCCGGCCAACCGTCGATGAAGGCTTTCACCGTGAGAAAGGCCGTTACGGCCCTGATGCTGGCCGGGCTAGTGCTGCTGCCGCTGTATTCGCAAGTATCGGGCAACATCTTCATCCTGACGCTGTTCACCCGCATCGTCATCCTCGCGCTGGCGGCGGCGAGCCTCAACCTCATTATGGGTTTTGGCGGCATGATGAGCTTCGGCCATGCCGCCTATCTCGGCATCGGCGGTTACGCCGTCGGCATGCTGGCGCAGGAAGGCGTCGGAAGCGGCTTCATCCAGTTCCCGGTCGCGCTCGCGGCGTCCGCGCTTTATGCGCTGGTGATCGGCGCGCTGAGTTTGCGCACCCGCGGCGTCTATTTCATCATGATCACGCTCGCCTTCGCGCAGATGGCCTATTACGTCGCCTCCGGGCTGGCGCGGTACGGCGGCGATGACGGCCTCACCATCTACAAGCGCAGCGATTTCTCCGGGCTGGTCAACCTGTCGAACCGCACCCAGTTCTACTATCTCTGCCTCGCTTGCCTGTTCGGTGTCATCTTCCTGATCTGGCGCATCGTCAATTCGCGCTTCGGTCTTGTCGTGCAGGGGCTGCGCTCAAACGAGCAACGCATGCAGGCGATCGGCTTTCCGGCCAAGCGCTACCAGCTGGTCTGCTTCGTCATCGCAGGCACCATGTGCGGCCTTGCCGGCGCGCTGCTCGCCAACAACACCGATTTCATCAGCCCGGCCGTGATGTACTGGACCCGCTCGGGCGACCTCATGGTGATGGTGATCCTCGGCGGCATGGGGACGCTGTTCGGCCCGGTCATGGGCGCCGTGGTCTATCTGCTGCTGGAAGAGTTCCTGTCGCAGATCACCGAATATTGGGCGCTGATTATGGGCCCGCTGTTGTTGCTGATCGTGCTGTTCGGTCGCGGCGGCATCATGGGCCTGCTCGGGAGGCTCAACCGTGGCTGAACCCTGCTCCGCGTCGAAAAGCTGGTGCGCCGCTTCGGCGGCATCCTTGCGACGGACAACGTCTCGCTCGATGTGGCGGCCGGAGAGCTGCACGCCATCATCGGCCCGAACGGCGCCGGCAAGACCACGCTGATCAGCCAGCTCACCGGACATCTCGAGCCGCATTCCGGCAGCGTCTCTCTCGGCGGTCGCGACATCACCTATTTGCCGGCCTACCGCCGCTGCGCGCTGGGATTGGCGCGTTCGTTCCAGATCACGTCGCTGCTGCCCGACTTCACCGCCGCCGACAATGTCGCGCTCGCGGCCCAGGCGCATGCAGGCCACTCGTTCCGCTTCTTCGCCAATGCGCGCAAGGAGAAGGGCCTGCGCGACGCCGCGCATGAAGCGCTCGACCGCGTCGGGCTGCTGCATCGCGCCGACATCGTCGTGGCGAGACTGAGCCATGGTGAGCGCCGCGAGCTGGAGCTTGCGGTGGCGCTGGCGAGCAAGCCGAAGCTGCTGCTGCTCGACGAGCCGATGGCCGGTCTCGGCGTCACCGAGTCGCAGCGCATGGTGAAGCTGCTCCAGGAGTTGCGCAAGGAGGTCTCGATCGTGCTGGTCGAGCACGACATGCCCGCGGTGTTCGCGCTCGCCGACCGCATCTCGGTGCTGGTCTATGGCCGCGTCATTGCGTCGGGCGATCCCGCTGCGATCCGCGCCAACGAGGACGTCAAGCGCGCCTATCTCGGCGACCAGCACGCGGTGACACACCATGGCTGACGCGCTGCTCGAGGTCGACGGCATCGAGACCTGCTACGGCCTGTCCCAGGTGCTGTTCGGCCTGTCGCTCTCGATCAAAGCCGGCGAGATGGTCTCGCTGATGGGCCGCAACGGCATGGGCAAGACCACCACCATCCGCTCCATCATGGGCCTGACGCCGGCGCGCGCGGGTAGCATTCGCTTCGCGGGCACCGACGTGCGGCAGTTTCCGTCCTACAGGATCGCGCAGCTCGGCGTCGGCCTCGTGCCGGAAGGGCGTCAGATTTTCCCCAACCTCACCGTGCGCGAAAATCTCGTCGCCGCCGCCGCCGACCGCTTTGGCAGTGCCAATCCCTGGACCTTGGCCGCGATCTACGTGCTGTTTCCGCGCCTTGCCGAGCGGGCCTCCAACATGGGCAACCAGCTCTCGGGCGGCGAGCAGCAGATGCTCGCGATCGGCCGCGCGCTGATGACCAACCCAAAACTCCTGATCTTGGATGAAGCGACCGAGGGCCTGGCGCCGCTGATCCGCGAAGAGATCTGGAACTGCCTGTCGATGCTCAAAAGCCGGGGTCAGTCGATCCTGGTCGTCGACAAGAATGTCGACCATCTCGCCCGCATCTGCGATCGCCACACCATCATCGAGCGCGGCAAGACAGTGTGGAGCGGCACGTCGGACCAGCTGATGGCCGAGCCGGATCTGCAGCATAAGTATCTGGGGATTTGAGACGGTGAGGGGCGCCACGCTGGTGCCGCTCACTCGGTGTCGTCCTGGCGAAGGCCAGGACCCATACCGCAAGGTCTGTCCATTGTGGACGGTATCAGTCCCGAACGGTCCTCGCCAAACCCCTTCCTGGGGTAATGGGTCCTGGCCTTCGCCAGGACGACATCCGGGCTCTCACCAATAAATCCCATGCCGGTGCAGTTCGCGGATCACGCGCGCCTCGGTGGACGGCTGCCGGCGTTTCGGCTTGGCTGTTTCGGTCGTCCTGGCAATTGGCGCAGCGGTCGCCTGAGCAGGCGCCGCGGCCGGAGCTGTTGTTGCCGGCGGAGCTGAAGCGGGTGTGGTGGTCGCCGTCTGGACATTTGCCGCTGGCGTCGTCGCCGGGACCTGTGTTGCCTGCGGTGCGGCCGCCGGCGGTGAGGCCGGTTGTTCGGCCGCCTGCTGGCTTGCGTTGGTCGCCGCGAGGCTGAGGCTTCGCGGGCCGCCGGCATGCGCCTGCGTTGCGAACAGCGACACAGTTGCGATCAGGATCAGCTTGCGCATGGAAAATCCCCGTTATCTGGTCAGCTCGTCTTACCTAAGCCGCCCGTTAGCGCGCCAAACGGTGCGTGCCGATGTCAATGAGGGTGGCGCGGCAGGACAGGCGATAGATCAGGCTGAATAATTGACCGAACATGACCGAACTCCATTGTTGATCACGGTGGTCACCCTACATCCGCTGTCTTTCCGCCGGTTTTCGCGGAGCAGGGAAAATGGCTTCGTCGGGAGCGGTCAAATGTCGTCGGAACAGAGCGGACGAAGTCGCCTCACGAGGAGGTGAGGCGCACCCGGCTCAAAACATCTCGAAATACTCCCGATGTTCCCAATCCGTCACCTCGGCCAGGAAGCGGTCGATCTCCGCATTCTTGATATGGGTGTAATAGTCCACGAACTCCGCGCCGAGTTTTTCGCGGAAGAACGGATCGTCCTTCAGCGCGCTGACCGCGTCGCGCAGGCTCTTCGGCAGCAGCGGTGCCTTAGTCTCGTAAGGCGTATCGGCGGAGAGGCCGGGGTCGAGCTTGCGGTCGACGCCGTCAAGGCCGGCTAGAATCTGCGAAGCCATGTAGAGATAGGGATTGGCGGCCGGCTCGCCGACGCGGTTCTCGAGGCGCGTGGCGGCGTCGCCGGCGCCACCGAGCACGCGGATCATCACGCCGCGATTGTCGCGGCCCCAGATCGCGCGGTCCGGCGCCAGCGAATAGGAGCGATAGCGCTTGTAGCCGTTGATGGTCGGCGTGGTGAACACGGTCGAGGCGCGGGCGTGGTCGAGCAGGCCGGCGAGATAGCCATGGCCGAAGGCGCTGAGCGGCTCGCCACCCTCTTTCGCCATGAATTGGTTCTCGCCGCTCGTGCGCGAGACGATCGATTGATGCAGGTGCCAGCCGCTCGCCAACGTGTTCGGCAGTTTCGGACGGCACATGAAGGTGGCGTGATAGCCGTGGCGGCGCGCGATCTGCTTCACGGCACTGCGGAACAACACCATGTTGTCGGCGGGCTCCAGCCCCTTTTTCGGCGCGAAGGTGAATTCGCACTGGCTCGGTCCGAACTCGACCTCGACCGAGCGCAAGGGCAGCCCCAGCGCGACGATGTCGCGGCGCAGGATTTCCAACGCCGGCTCCATCTGATCGAAGCGCTGCTCGGTGAGATATTGATAGCCGTGGCTGAGCAGGCTCACCGACGGGGGCGTCCCGGGCTGGCCGGCGTCCTCGGGCCGCATATGCGGATCGTCGAGCTTGAAGATGTGGAATTCGACCTCGAGACCTGCGACGAAATCGTAGCCGCGGCTCGCGAGCTCATCGAGCGTCTTGCGATAAATCCCACGCGTCGCGAACGGCACGGGACGGCCGTTCGCGAAGTAGAGATCGCATAGCACCCAGCCGGTCGCCGGCGCCCAAGGCAGCACGCGAAAAGTTGTGGGGTCGGCGACCATCAGCACATCGGCCGCGCCCTCCATCTCCTTCATGCCGAACCCGCCGCCGGCGGTGAACACCGGAAATACCGTGCGGTGCGAGGTGTCCTTCGCAAGCATCGTCGTGGTGATGGAGCAGCCGCTCTCGAGCGAAGCGAGCGCCTCGGCGGCGATGATGGTCTTGCCACGCAAGATGCCGTGCTGGTCGGGGAAGGCGAGGCGGATGACCTCGAGATTCTTCTCCTCGACGATCCGACGCATCCGAGTTGCCGCGTCCCTCTGCTCGTCCGACCACAGCGCATGTCGCGCGACGAAAGTCACTTTTTCACTCCCCAACTGCCGTAGGGTGGGCAAAGCGAAGCGTGCCCACCACGTCTATCGCCTTCGTGGAAGCATGGTGGGCACGGCGCTTTGCGCCTTTGCCCACCCTACGGGAGCCGAGCACGATCGTCACTCCGCCGCCGTCAGCCGATGCACATTCTCCGCGATCTCCTTCGGCACCGGTGCGGTCCAGGGGCGCCGCGGCGGCGCTTGACGTCGACTTCCATCCAGTAGGTTTCCCAGCCCCGCGTCGGCCCGATGCCGTCCATGGTGGCCGGACCCTGGATGCTGCACGCGTTGGCCGCGTCGAGAAACAGCATCGGCTTCTCGCCGCCCGCGACCTTCTCGATTTCCTGCCGCAGCAGGCGGCGATATTGCACGATGGCCTTGTCGCTCGTGCCGAGATGCTCTTTCGTACGGTCCTGGATCGCGCCCATCGACTCCACCGCCCACTGGTCGTGCACGTTGATGTCGCTGCCCATGCCGGTGTAGGTCGCGGTCTGCTGCTCGTGCGGATCGAAACCGTAATCGTTGCCGCTGTTCTTGCGCG encodes the following:
- a CDS encoding autoinducer binding domain-containing protein, which codes for MSAVDYGREALDFIEGLQAYRMVPDAMNALEGAFGRFGFETIIVTGLPNPDQRFEQMVLAKRWPAGWFSLYTDKNYDRVDPVVRMCRQSVNPFEWSEAPYDSELDPGAAEVMNRASDFRMSRGFIVPIHGLTGYEAAVSLGGIHLDLNARSKPALHLMAMYGFDHIRRLLDRAPQQMARLTPREREVIVWASQGKSAWEIGEILHITQRTAEEHLATAARKLGAVNRTHAVALAIRHKIINP
- a CDS encoding acyl-homoserine-lactone synthase, with translation MIHAISAVNRHLYEDVLDQHFRLRHDIFVEERHWETLRKPDGREIDSYDNEDTVYLLALEGRRVVGGHRLYPTTKPSMMSEVFPHLAAVRGCPADPLVWEWSRYFVVRDRRDGALNLQLMAAVQEFCLGQGIAQVSAIMETWWLPRFHEAGFVVTPLGLPALVEGAWTMAATIDIRSETVDALHDRVGMVSVVRQDGPHLDAVARANLCGLATAQRKSA
- a CDS encoding branched-chain amino acid ABC transporter permease, with protein sequence MLLVVEQFLNGLQFGLLLFLLAAGLTLVFGIMDLVNLAHGSLYMMGAYFAATFAAWTGSFLLGALLALGATLVLGIVLEMTALRHLYGRDHLDHVLATFGLILFFNEAVRLIWGPAGLALPLPVWLTVPVPILPGIHYPAYRLAIIVVALLVALLLYLGVMRTRVGMLIRAGASNREMIGALGINIKLLYTLVFGLGAALAGLAGLMQAPILTVQIGMGENILILAFVIIVIGGIGSIRGAFLAAIFVGMIDTLGRAFLPNLLRQVLSGAAASTAAPALSSMLIYLLMAIVLVVRPEGLFPANRR
- a CDS encoding branched-chain amino acid ABC transporter permease; its protein translation is MKAFTVRKAVTALMLAGLVLLPLYSQVSGNIFILTLFTRIVILALAAASLNLIMGFGGMMSFGHAAYLGIGGYAVGMLAQEGVGSGFIQFPVALAASALYALVIGALSLRTRGVYFIMITLAFAQMAYYVASGLARYGGDDGLTIYKRSDFSGLVNLSNRTQFYYLCLACLFGVIFLIWRIVNSRFGLVVQGLRSNEQRMQAIGFPAKRYQLVCFVIAGTMCGLAGALLANNTDFISPAVMYWTRSGDLMVMVILGGMGTLFGPVMGAVVYLLLEEFLSQITEYWALIMGPLLLLIVLFGRGGIMGLLGRLNRG
- a CDS encoding ABC transporter ATP-binding protein codes for the protein MLRVEKLVRRFGGILATDNVSLDVAAGELHAIIGPNGAGKTTLISQLTGHLEPHSGSVSLGGRDITYLPAYRRCALGLARSFQITSLLPDFTAADNVALAAQAHAGHSFRFFANARKEKGLRDAAHEALDRVGLLHRADIVVARLSHGERRELELAVALASKPKLLLLDEPMAGLGVTESQRMVKLLQELRKEVSIVLVEHDMPAVFALADRISVLVYGRVIASGDPAAIRANEDVKRAYLGDQHAVTHHG
- a CDS encoding ABC transporter ATP-binding protein, with the protein product MADALLEVDGIETCYGLSQVLFGLSLSIKAGEMVSLMGRNGMGKTTTIRSIMGLTPARAGSIRFAGTDVRQFPSYRIAQLGVGLVPEGRQIFPNLTVRENLVAAAADRFGSANPWTLAAIYVLFPRLAERASNMGNQLSGGEQQMLAIGRALMTNPKLLILDEATEGLAPLIREEIWNCLSMLKSRGQSILVVDKNVDHLARICDRHTIIERGKTVWSGTSDQLMAEPDLQHKYLGI
- a CDS encoding glutamine synthetase family protein; amino-acid sequence: MTFVARHALWSDEQRDAATRMRRIVEEKNLEVIRLAFPDQHGILRGKTIIAAEALASLESGCSITTTMLAKDTSHRTVFPVFTAGGGFGMKEMEGAADVLMVADPTTFRVLPWAPATGWVLCDLYFANGRPVPFATRGIYRKTLDELASRGYDFVAGLEVEFHIFKLDDPHMRPEDAGQPGTPPSVSLLSHGYQYLTEQRFDQMEPALEILRRDIVALGLPLRSVEVEFGPSQCEFTFAPKKGLEPADNMVLFRSAVKQIARRHGYHATFMCRPKLPNTLASGWHLHQSIVSRTSGENQFMAKEGGEPLSAFGHGYLAGLLDHARASTVFTTPTINGYKRYRSYSLAPDRAIWGRDNRGVMIRVLGGAGDAATRLENRVGEPAANPYLYMASQILAGLDGVDRKLDPGLSADTPYETKAPLLPKSLRDAVSALKDDPFFREKLGAEFVDYYTHIKNAEIDRFLAEVTDWEHREYFEMF